gctgttttaaACTACTAGTTTATAACAGCTGGGGGGGTCACATCACAGCCCTCCTGCAATTCCCTGGACCCCTTGAGCTTTAACTGTGGCTCTGGCAGAATTATGTGTACCTACCAGTTTACTTCTGAAGGGTTTTAAAATCATTGACTAATATATGCCCTAATGTCATACATAAAGGAGAAGGTTACTATAGGGTTACTATACGGCACATTGCTCTAAGGCACAGTTTTGTGATCTACTCTGTGCTCTATGACTGTACCCCAGCATTTCTTCCAGTCTGTAGGGTGCCCCAGGACCCTATAATGAGAATCCACTGTGTGTCTAGTATTCCTGTTCCCCAGCATTTAGTTTATTCTTCAGGGTGCCCCAGGGGCCCATTAATGAGAAGCCTCTGTGTATGTTGTAGgcctgccccccagcatttctCCTATTTTGCAGGGGGCCCTCAAATGAAAGCCACCATGTATGTGGTGTACCTTCCCCCCTCCAGCATTTCTTCTATTCTGCAAGATGATGAAAGGACAATACAGGTTGATTCTAGCCATGCACATATTACTACAAAGATCCAATATTCTCACTCAGCTTAGGGTGTCTGCTTCCACATCTTCACTAAGGGACTTTGGCACCCAAAGCAAGGGTGGCAGTCTGCCGCCCCCCACCAGAGTGCTACTAAACCACTATGCACAGCGTGGCAGATAAAGTGACAGGCACAGACCAACCTACACAGTAAGGCAGAAAAGAGAAAAGGATCTGCTATTAATAGGTCATTGCTGTATCTGGGCAATAAACTGCAGGGAACCCTCAATTAATATTTTCTGTAATTGCCTAGCAAATCTAGGCAAATATTCTGTTATTTTTCCTGAAAAGTTGCAACTGGGGGCCACTgtttgtttggagtctgtggaagggtgaagacacaaggagctacttgttgtggctacagaaatagacaatgctgatcatttacttataattgtctctgtgtgtggtttaacagaggcaattctcagtactgtctatggcaggggattttctggcatttagggctctggcacacggggagattagtcgcccgcggcaaaactccctgttcgcgggcgactaatctccccgagtgccagagcccttagtagccttgacaagtagctgctactaagtaactccatgtgtctttaccctaattgGGTGCAAGGAGAAGCATGGCAGCTTCCACACAATAAGTGtggtgacagatggggagattggtcgccccgTGTCAAATCTTTGTTGCCACGGGTAACTAATCTTCCcacaattccatcccaccggctagaatgtaaacggctggtgggatggcatacacgccaCTACGATTTCTggaagttgcccgaagttgtcttgagaggaaacttctgacgacttccggaaatcgcagtggcacatatgccatcccactggcgatttacatgtcggcccgtgtatgggcagaacagagcggcctggccgaccgatatctggcctgaaattggccagatctcgatcggccaggttagaaaatccagtcggatcggggaccgcatcggctcgttgatgcagtccccgaaccgactgtcccataaccacaaatgtaatccgatcgtttggccaaaggggccaaacgatctgattattttttttttaagttacttgctacccgatatcgcccacccataggtggggatatcgggtgaagatccgctcgcttggcgacatcgccaagcgagcggatcttatagtgtatgggcacctttagggtgaagacacacagagcttctaggAGCAGCTACTTGtattggctactaaaatagacaatggtgatcatttactgattactgtctctacatgtgtttagcagaggtaattctcagtattgtctatggcagggtattttctggcttttagtagaggtgaaaaagtagctgctactagtagctctgtgtgtcttcaccctaaatgaatAAAAGCAGGCAGATGAATAAGGCCTCCTGGGGAGAGTAGGGAAATTGGTTTTATAGTCACTTTGCCCATGAGATGTGAAGAATGGCTGCTAATACACAAGATTTTAGTAACTGGAATTGATGTATTTGCTcaaaaaagtggcaaaaaaaacattaatgcaGCGAAATACACTtattgtattaaatacattttgcaaattttagctAATTTTGCGGGGGACGTGAAAcgtgacagattcacttatcactgcTTCTCATTTTTTACCTGGTATGTTTTAGTAAATAAAATCCCtggatattgatttttttttctatatttctcaGGGCACAGGGTACTGGGAGTTTTTGCTGCAGAGTCGTGGCCTTGATGTGGTTGCATTTGACCAAAACAACATTTTCCCACCAGAAATGCGCTACACAGAGATCATGGTGAGAacactgtatattttatgtaCCTAACAGTGTATATGTTAGTCCCATTAGCCCCATGTAAAACATATGTTTTTACTATAGCTAGTGCTTGTTATTCTTCTATATGCAAGGATGTAGGCTGTCCACCTTCGTTTATGCTGCTCCTTTTGTGCAGCCGTGCACCAAATACTGGGGAGATTATATTTATCTCAATGATAGCTTTGTATAGGGATAACTCCCTCATGTACAGTCTTGCTTTCTAATATCTATACATATGTCTTTCTCCAGACTGCTGGCCCTGAGATCCTTGAGCTGTTCCCAGACAGAGCTCTGCTCCTGGCATGGCCTGATGCAGATGGTAATGAACCTTTCATTTCTTACAACCAGCATATGGAATAGGCAGCCTTGGCCACTTTAGCTGTGTGGAACTTTGGCTCATAGCATCCCTGCGGCATAGCAGAACAATACTAGGCGCTGGGAGAGTGTCACTGATAGCATAGCAGAGAGATTCTAGGAACTGGGAGAGTGCCACTGATAGCATAGCAGAGAGACACTAGGAACTGGGAGAGTGCCACTGATAGCATAGCAGAGAGACGCTAGGAGCTGTGAGAGTGCCACTGATGGCATAGCAGTGAGATGCTAGGAACTGGGAGAGTGCCACTGATAGCATAGCAGAGAGACGCTAGGAGCTGTGAGAGTGTCACTGATACCATAGCAGAGAGACGCTAGGAGCTGTGAGAGTGTCAGCTGAATTACAATTACCAGAAATGATTTGCTATGTGGGATACACATCTCAATCCTGAAGGGTTACTTGGTTTGGAATTGTACATTCCTTCATTGCTTGGGATCTGTCTCTCTATAAAAAGACTCCATGCAAGAAACAAAGTGAAATGCTCCTTGCCATTGGCTGTGAGCTTGTGCTGAGGTTTGCAACCCTTGGGATGGGAATTTGGCTTATGTTCTCAACTTGGGCTGATTTACCCAATCATGCAGATTGCATCCAAACTCATACCAAAGATTAAAGATTGTCAGTATAAAGCCATGTAAAGGGCCAAAAGCTGATGTGTCTTTTATTCAGAGACTCCAGCTATTATAGTGTTATTTGAACCGTTTTGCTACTAGATGGCAGTATAAGTACACGCTACTTAAATGTCACCCTGTTCTGCCATATCTTGCAATACATTTCAACTGAAGTATTTTGTGCAAAACATTGTAAATCTGTACTGTTTTGGTTAATGCCATGATCTCAAAAATTGCTTTTATATATAGCCAAATAgtgcttttttatattttgttctaTACGGATTAAGCAATATTACTGTAGATTGTGAGCTTTACTGGCACATAGACAAAgcgaatgatgtataatctctataaagcatAACAAGTAAATGTGCTGGTGCTTTATAAGTAAAGGATAATAACACGTTTCAGTGCATATATTTGTAATCCAATTATTCTGTCATCAGTGTCCTTGGAGCAGGCTTTGATAATTATATAAGGCTtagatggggaaaaaaaattaataattgaGGTGAGCCTATCCCAAAATCACTGCAGGGTGGCAACTTTATTGTCACCCTCCAGTGACTGTAATTGCTAACCTTCTACCCTCGGCCTGGCTCCCGTTTGTGCATAAACAAGTAATTCAGTGCAGAATGCGCCACTGCCATCCTGTTGCCTGACTGGGTAATATGATGAGAGGGCACTATTTTGGGTGTTTTTTGCTGTGCTGAAAAACACGTAATGTATATTTGGCTCTAACATTAATGAAAAAGAATGTCTTTCTGCCATATAGACTAGCAACTCCatagaaaaaagtattttatactATAGTGAGGTCCTTTTCCTGAAGGTGTGGGTGGCCTGGGCCTAAGGAGTGAAAGGCTGGAAACAAAAATAGGTCAAATCTTCCTTGGCCTGCAATAACATTGTGCGGTAGGGATGGAAGATCTAACCCACAGGCGATAAATAAGAGAAACAATACTGATTCTCTTTAATGAATGTTATTACTTAGGGACCAGTGCAAAGCATTATAAGGTACAGTTATGTTTATTGGAATATACACAAGTTCCCTGTTAGAAGTTTCCATTGCTGGATATTGTGCGTGGTGCCCAGTGGGTGCTGTGTGGGCAGGATGGGGGAGCTGTTTATTTGCACTCTTCATTCCTGCTTAATAGCAAATAATGGTTGGCAGtgtgcttctctgagcactttatTCCTGCATTACTGACACAGCCACAGAACACCCTGATCGTTAATGACAGTGAGGATGTTGCCAAGTAGagcccacttaaaggagaactgaagctcAAATAatattaggctagaaatgctacaccttATATTTTGTACTTCTGTATTAGCCATGGCCATCAGGGCCCTTTCACAGTtaagatttgtgcctccaaagatgcccccagtattCCTCAtgttctgctgattccctgcacatgctctgtcctgctatcacttacctgagcttagcgGCTCATTAAATATgttcaataaaaaatgaatgataaACAGCGCAAACAATGAAGTATCATCCCTATCCTGTCTAGCCCCAAAAGCAGAATTTTAGTTTGTAAATCCCTCCCCCTGACAGTTCCAGCTAAAAATTATGTTTCTACCGAAATTTCTTCATTTCTTTCATATTTCCCAAGTAATTTTACATCTCTAGTTCTTCAAACATTTACATATGATAATCAGGGGGTTTATATGGAATGTGGTTTTCAGATTGGCTTTCTCCACGCTGCAAGCCAAATTCTCACTTTATTTCCTAGCTAGTTTTTGCCTGCTAGTAGCTGGCACCTAGAACAGACAATAGGGCAATTGTGCTGGAGGCCACAGTTATTGGTTCTCTTGAAGCCCTAGCCAAGCTTTCCATATAGGGGTATCTCCCAGCGCTACACAACCATAGTACCTATGAAAACTGTAGTAGCCACCTTTCAAAAATCCTTAAATATGACTCAAAGCAACTGTACAGTATGGGGAAATAAATGTCTCCCTCACTTCACTGCAGTGTCAGGTATAGCTACATGGGCAGGGGTGATAATTATAGCGGACATAACATCCAATGGCGAGTGTAAGCAATTTCACTGGAGCATGAGTAGGCTTCTTTTTCCTTCCTCTGTATGTTAAATCTTTTTAAGTGGAATTCATAATCGGATGTCTCTACTAGCGGGGGTCTCACGGGTTtcgggccggcccgcacatcactagtcccTACCTTAGGCACTCACACTATTGGAATTTATTCACTAGCAAATTAATCTGAGTATACATTTGGGTTTTGCACGACAGTCGAAACACTCTGAGGAAGCCAACACTAACATAGTGAGACCATGTAAAACATCGCAAGGGGGCAGTGCAGTAACCAAAATATCCgctgtttttttatatacaggtatgggacctatataTAAATTCTAAATTGCCTAGAATTGTCTatgacaacccctttaagacattAATGCAACATTGCGCATGAATAGCCCTGCAGGGGAATGCTCGGTATAACATTTTAACATGAATTCTTCTTGGGGCTTTATATTTCAATCAGACTACTTTTATTGATaacatgcattttaaaaatatttgtttgatagattccctttaaaaaaaacaactcaccatttataattagtgtttaaatatcctctttttctccttgaatgaactgtggataaactgaatgaactttgtaagctctacggggcagggaccccctttcTCCTTGTCTCTGTGACAATAAGCTCCTAATATTtgatgtaactgtactttgtatttatttctatttattattgtaatgacccctttTCTATTAAATGACTCTGCTGCACTATATACATTGCTCTATGCGTGTCAtgaacatttcttttgtttgtatATGAATTTCTAATATAAATATGAGATTTCTCCCCTGGTTAGCATTGCAATGCGTATATATATCGGGAGCCTTGTATTTTCTTATGTACTTGAAAGGCATCCATACCTTCCTTGGATGTAAACTCCCTAAACAAATGTAAATTGCTTAGAGTTCTCTTATGAGCACTGTTGCAATTAACACTGATGATTACTATTTCTCAATTGCTAATGTAATGGATTCCAAGCACCACCTGCTTTTCAGTTCAGCTAACCAACCACAGTTGTcagaaaattaagttagtgagCACAGGAAAGCCTTGTGATATTTCTCTGCTCAGACTATTAAGTTAGTGAACATAAAGAAGTCATCtgatgtttctctggtcagttctaagcaaagCAACATGGCAAGAATTTCCTCTTCTCTCTAACTTGATTTTCTGCTGACTGGGGCAGTCAACTGAACAGGAGCTGTTCTTTCAAATTCAAATCAGCAGTGTAAaacttgaaaactagaaaaaaattattttaaattgcaAACATGCTTAAAATATATGGTCTGGTTTCCCTAGCATTATTTTTTGCTTCTCTTCCCTACAGAATCATCCAAATTTTCCCGTGACTGCCTGACCTACTACAGGGGTAAAATGATATTCCATGTTGGGGAACTTCTGGGAGAGACAGTCTCCTCTAATCCGTGGGGGCAGTCATCAACGCGTGACTTCCAGCTTTGCCTTGCAGAGGAGTTTTGCTGTGTGAAGAGGCTACAGCTTCCCAACTGGCCTGGCCAAGTGGATTCATTTACTGTATGGAAGAGGAAGAGCCCCCAGTTGGTGCTGTGTGATGGCGCTCATTTCCAGTATGTGGATACACGACTAGAGGAAGCTCCATAGTTATAAAACCCCAAACTAACTTTCCATGCATCCAGAGGCAGAACACCTATCACAAGGGAGGTCCAAGCACGCGGCATGATAAAACACGTGGCATGATAACTTCCTGCTCCACCACCATATGCCTATTCCTAAATGGATTTTCTACtagtgaatgtgttttttttactccGACTGTTGCTGTGGAGTCTGTGTCCCAGTGTTACCAGCAGTGCCCTAGTGCAGGAATTACCCACTAAACCCGCAAATTTATGTGTTTGTGGAACAAATATTTATATGTTGGATTCTAAATAACAAAATGCTCGATGCTGGATATTTGTGAACATATAGCACAGTAGCTTACGTACCCGGTCAGATCGCTTGTCGTACAGCTTAATGGTGCTCTGAATGCTTGCATGGCCAAAATACGTGTCAGCAGAATTGTGGGGTGACGCAGCCCCAAACTTCCCATTGTAAAGccaaaactaaccttttgcctaGTGAAACAAGAtgtaattctaagccacttttcCAATTTGTATTCATTCTAATTTTATAGAAGCTTTAAAGTGCAATTGCTACTGAGAGGAATATCTGTCAGTCCCCCGCTATGGTGTGCACTGCTGGTTAAGACTAGTAGCAAAAGCCAACTGATTAATAGACctgtcttggctggaggagagctgacttctgctacTTTTGTTTATGCACCAGGAGAGCAGAAAGGGACAAAAATACCCTTTTTGTTAACCAATAAGATAATcaccttttaaacaggtgaacggcaaatactgattggctgctacatgTGATTAGACCTATAGCAGacattgcactttttattacataacccttttcAAGTTTTCAAAACCAAGGTCTTCAGCATTCTTGCCGATCagagctacaactcccagaagccttaGCAATTTCCAAACACATTTTAAGCAGCGTTAGCAGTTGCAAAAGtgaagtatacatatatattttcaaatGATTTCTACTTACATTTTATAGACTGATTTTGAAACAAAGATTTGTGTACTTTTTCTTGGCTCTGTACAATAAAGGAACTTCCTCATTATATACCAAGCAAACAtttcttaaagggcacctgtcaccctgaAATTGACTTTCCCCCAGAAGTGTGGTCTAATAGAGCCTGCATTCcagttgggggaaaaaaatgtttttgtttttttaattataacccCCTACAGCACTAGGCTCCCGGGGCAGGCAGCTATGTTGTGTGAAGAGTAACCTGTGTTTGTAAATAATACCAAatattttgagaaaaataaatacaaataaatctaGTTATTTTTCTGTGCTTTTCTCCAATCCATTTCAGCACTTGCCAGCATGCAGTGTTACTCTGTACAGACACGATGATGCTCCAGGTAGAAGAGCTGGCTCATAATTACAGTAAACCCGCATTCCATTGGCACTACACATCGTACTGAATGCCATTGCATTTAACTAGTTACAGTTTTCTAAAGttttaatacatataaaaaaCAAGTGGTCTTGTTTACACTGCTATACATCCCTATATCTGTTTGGAAAGAAATGAGATGAGAGCAATGTCATATTGTAAATTATGTTTGCAAATGAGTGCATTTCCACAATGCCACCAGGAATATTGCAAAAAGAAGCAGTTAGGTTTCTGACCCAGACGGGGAAGCCGACAGTGGAAATCCTACAGTAATCCGACAGCAATTCAGTGACGACATGTACTATGTAACCTTTGCTAGTTAACACTTCCCTCACTTGCTCATCAAGGTCCCAGACAGCCCTCTAGGCACTCATAAGAGACAGATTAGGATTTCAGCCAAAGTACATAAGGCGAGTGTGTTATAAATTTACACCTCAGAGTCACTAACAAACAGCAATTTTCTCCTTAGCCTTTCTGGAGAATGCAGTGTTTAAGAGTGTGGGAAAGGTATTCACAGTATTTTATTCAAGTGCACCCAACGttgctcttaagctggccatacactgagaGATCACCAAGCGAATGGATCTTTCCCTGGTATGCCCACCTTCAGGTACAGGCCGCCgggatgaggactgcatcaactagcTGATGCACTCCTagtcctgatgggatttttaaacctgccaatcCACATCTGAATGATTTTTGGCCAGACATTAATCGCACAGGCCCATCTGAGGGACCCATActcaggccaataagctgccaactcgtcAGTAGATTTTATCAGCCAcagatgtatggccaccttggttTGTAGATGTGGGGCTTTTATTGGCACTTTTTCCCACTATGCAGTGTTTCTTCCCCAAAATTGGAGAATCGTTGCAGCCACGTGGTAAATTCCAGCTGGCCCACTTGCCTACTAACGCAACCCACTAGTCCATTTCCAGGCTGCCAGTAATTCCATAATTACATGTAAATCATCAGAGCAGTCTGGTTGGGTGCATTGGTGGAATAAGACCATTTCTGAATGTTGTTGATATGCACAATTATTCATGCATTTTAGCGCCCTACACTTGTTGTAAGGTTGTTGGGGTCGTGCAGTTTGTCCAATTTTAAAATACATGGGTTGTACAATTAAAATGTATGCATCACAAGGGCCAGCTCTAAACAATGTAATCTTTGCCTAGTGCACATCagcagctttagggctctggcacacagggagattagtcgcccgcaacaccagcgaaaatgtaaatcgccggtgggatggcatacgtggcggctctcgaggcaacttcactgaaatcgcaccgccgtgtatgccatcccaccggcgatttacattttcgctggtgggatggcaatctggggagataagtcgcccgtgaacagggagttttgtcgcgggcgactaatctccccgtgtgccagaggccTTAAGCTTGCCATGCACgcacaccgatattattgtatgaaacctcattatgatattcggtgtgtgtatggcagctcgacgagatgactgatatctagtgatgagcgaattttttgtgccaggcatggattcgcagcgaatttccacatttccccattggggaattgttttgtgaaaatttggcgcagaaaaattcgctgctgTGGATATCGGGCATCTCAtcgatcgggtaggttaaaaGTTTTGGGTGCCACAAATTACGTTTATATGAAAACTGGGCGTATTCAGGAGGTGGAATGTTCCTAGCACATAGAAGAAGCAAATTCTAAGAATTAAATAGAAATATCCCTTTAAACAGGCAATATTCACCTTAGAAATGTATAGCACATGACTGGAAAAGAATAATTAAAAGCTGGCAATAGAAAATTAAGAATTTTCTACAGGACAGACACCTTCCTATTTTGTGTCTTATCACTTCACGTCATCTTTGTTTCTGTGTATCTATTTCAGTGTCTGTCCCTCTGTTTGTATTATTACTGTATAGTTTACACTGTATTGTGCAGGTGGGTTTGGGTCACAAAGTGGGGTTGGTGTTGTGGGTTTGGGTCACAAAGTGGGGTTGCTATGGTGGGTTTGGGTCACAAAGTGGGGTTGCTGTGGTGGGTTTGGGTCACAAAGTGGGGTTACTGTTGTGGGTTTGGGTCACAAAGTGGGGTTGCTGTTGTGGGTTTGGGTCACAGAATGGGGTTACTGTTGTGGGTTTGGGTCACAGAATGGGGTTACTGTTGTGGGTTTGGGTCACAGAATGGGGTTACTGTTGTGGGTTTGGGTCACAGAATGGGGTTACTGTGGTGGGTTTGGGTCACAGAATGGGGTTACTGTTGTGGGTTTGGGTCACAGAATGGGGTTGCTGTTGTGGGTTTGGGTCACAGAATGGGGTTACTGTTGTGGGTTTGGGTCACAGAATGGGGTTGCTGTTGTGGGTTTGGGTCACAGAATGGGGTTGCTGTTGTGGGTTTGGGTCACAGAATGGGGTTGCTGTTGTGGGTTTGGGCACCTTGAAGCAGCGCGGCCTCGGGGTCCTGGCCGCCTGAAGCAGGTAAATTGATGGCGGCCCCCTTCGGTCCCCCCTCGCTTAGCTTTTTGACGTCAGAGGGGGGCCACATCGCAAGTACAGAAAGCGCAATAGCACCCCCTGTAATAGAAGAACCAAAATACAGATTTAAAAATCAgattgccttaaaggaaaaggaaagttaaaatcactggtggTTCCAAGTGCTGGGTGCTGTTCATAGCTTTtgtgacccgcacatcactactgtgttCATGGCAGCACTATATgattatatacatatatccatGCCTTTTAATGACTGCCATTCAGGCCAGCCAGTAAAGTTAACGCACCCTCACAAATATTTGTGCTGCCATTCCCGGCCTGCGCCTGGGATGCCCCCCAGAGACTTTACCAGAGATCTGTTAATGTTAGAACTTGCTTCTTCAGATTGTATTTTAGGAGCAGTGTCCCTTTTAGCAACAACTGTCAGTGTCTCCCATAAAAAAATATTAGGTCACGCATTAGTGA
This sequence is a window from Xenopus tropicalis strain Nigerian chromosome 2, UCB_Xtro_10.0, whole genome shotgun sequence. Protein-coding genes within it:
- the LOC100495598 gene encoding uncharacterized protein LOC100495598, giving the protein MAAKPNAYTPEPLLCFLICCCQTRTGFEWCGLSLWGPQPGGGRSMAALASSDPPCDTLEQRKHKGQNLYYQIYVRKMQELPPDVHRFCDPELSAPRRKELLHLLRSLEEGSSCQRLQILFSFSVPSPMVLELLCALREPLVSAGAGTGYWEFLLQSRGLDVVAFDQNNIFPPEMRYTEIMTAGPEILELFPDRALLLAWPDADESSKFSRDCLTYYRGKMIFHVGELLGETVSSNPWGQSSTRDFQLCLAEEFCCVKRLQLPNWPGQVDSFTVWKRKSPQLVLCDGAHFQYVDTRLEEAP